The following is a genomic window from Solanum stenotomum isolate F172 chromosome 4, ASM1918654v1, whole genome shotgun sequence.
gttattcaaggatcaagagttaccataccttaattattgaagacccatgaagtTGAATAAGAAAttagttgaaaacccatcttctagcttgagcttcatcaaggtcttcaatggggtttttgagagaatctattttgagagggaagggtcaatttgaagaatggggtctaattttaggttttggggttttaaccaacttaaaataccctaaaataggtagaataatcGTTTATATTAGTtccccaaactacccctcacttagttggacctttttaaacaagtcaaacttgagttttattttcgcagatttcatcgggaaacaagttcgcgacgcggaggtgttcccataAGTTTCCTAGAAATTAAATCCGAGATAGTAGAGTCTGCGACATTTCTGCGATGCGGACCAAacttttggcccttggtggagctagtccgcgacgcggacatgctccctccaagcacaatctcaagctgccttggcagcttgcttggccaaggttggggtcctcctcggggacccttagggtggcccccggGGCGTCGTATCCAaacattttgaccctaaaaacatttattaatacactagggtcacctccactgattttagactccaaacaacacataaaaacatgaacaacatactagaacacaccaacacgtaaaagactagtttccgaacatcttggtcgtcccttgacgtttggcttccaaactttttaaaactgacttaaacggctattcttcattattttgacaagttattaatgcataaaactcatgtgaggctctatttatcctacttcattttgagggtcgttacagTAAAGCTCCTGGAAAATACAGAAGTTAGGAAAGAAGGTGACTGAGCAACCTAGTTCCTGAGTTAATTGGCTTACAGACATCAAGTTATACTTGAATTCTGGTAGATAGAATACATTTGAAATAACATTGTTGTCTGATAGAACACACGAGCCAACATGAGTCACCTGAGTGGTATCATCATTAGGCAGATATACAGTCTTAGGGATCTCTAGTTTTGTCACAGAGTCTTTTATGAACATGTCCAAATTAGAGATCATATGATTTGTAGCACCAGTATCTATAATCCACACACTATCATTTGCAGATACAAAGAAAGTTCTACCTACAGTGTGAGCAGCAAGTGTGGTTTTGTAGTCAGGCTCTTTCTTCTGCCGATAGCTTTTAAGAATGTGATCATATTGGTCCTTGGTGAATGTACAACCTTTAAGCAACTGCTTGACCTCCAACTCAGCCTGACTTTCTTGTTGTTTTTGATGACTTGAACTCTCACCAGGTTCAATATGAAGCTGAGCTATATCAAGTTTCTCTACCTAGCCTGGTGCAGGTACATTAGTATTACCTCCATAAGAGAAGTGAGCTTGACCAGAATTTTCAGAAGAAGCACCTTGTATCTTTCTCTTAGACTTGAAATCAAGTGGATAGCCAACTACTCTATAACAAAATTCTTTGTTGTGACCTTTACACTTACAGAAGTCACAAATCATCAATGAATTCTTCTTGAACCTCTGGTTGACACCTGAAGTAGTGCCAATTTTAGAATACATGGCCATAGATTCCATACTTACTGAACTCAGCCCCATACTGTTGGTATGAGACACCACTGCCTTTTGACTTTCATCCCCTAATATTATAGTATATGCATGATTAATGGTTGGTAATGGATCCATCATCAGAATTTGGCTTCTCGCTTGATGATAGGATTCATTAAGTCCCATCAAAAACTGATAGAGTTTTTGCCTGCTCATGTGAGCTACAAAACCCTTTGACTTATCACAATTATAGCAGGGAGCAGGAACTAAAGCTTCAAACCCATCCCATAAGGTTTTGAGATTAGTGTAATACACAGACACTGAGGATGTGCCCTCCTGCAGAGATGCAATATCTTTGTGAAGACTATAGGTCCTTGACCCATCTACCTTGTTAAATCTTTCTTTTAAGTTGTTCTAGACTTGTAGAACACTGGTTGCAAATGCAATACCACTGAGAAGACTCTTTGAAACCAAGTTCATCAACTAGGATAATACAATTGCATTAACTCTTTCCCATTCCCCCCACAAACCTTCAGTATACAGTTTATTTCTACACGATCCATCAATTAGCCCTATTTTGTTTCTTCCTAATAGAGCAAGAGTCATAGATCTACTCCATAACGTGTAGTTCTCAACTCCCAGAAATTGAAACGAAATCAGACTAACTCCACTTATATCAGTAGGACTAAGAAAAAGAGGGTGATTGTAGTCAATACCTTGACTGATGCTTGAACTCCCATGCACAGACATAGATCCACCCATATTTTCACCATTGTTGCGACCTTGAGACTGATCCTTAGTTGATCTATCACTTGGCATTGTAACTGAATCTTCGACAGAATTTTGTTGCggaaaaacaaaaaactcaACCCAATTAGCTATGGAATCGTGATGCACTTGGATCTAGATCTAGATCTGCAGCTACTACTTGTGCAAATCAGCAAACACAATCCTTTGCTCTTCAAACCAAATCACTTGTCACAGTTAAACATTGTgtatggctctgataccatgaaatAAACTGTAAAGCTTTAACAAGGAATTGAAAAGAAGAGAAGCTCCATTGATTTGAGCTCAAAGGCTAAGTAATACATCAGTAGGATCATCTATTTATAGTTCACCATCACACACTCTGTAACTAATCTAGTAACTAACTTTCTGATTGTTAGTTATAACAGAATTAGCTAAATGACACTACTGCCCTTAACTACTTTTAACTATCTAACTCTCCTACACTCTACTACAATTGATTATATCTCATTAGTagtgtttgcatttttttttaattattagattttaaattaattttaatcatTTGTGAATTATCTTCTTTTGGTGTTGACACGTAGGTGTTATCACctcttatatatatgtaaatacaatagTATTTGACACATATTACCTAGTACGCAAAATACAGTATAAATCTATATAGATATGTAGATAATAAAAGTAtagaattttattaaattaaatagatttgaactttaaaaaaccgtaaaaagataattaatataaacaaacagcaaaatagaaaataactatccgaatttaatatttttttaaaaaaaaaaactaaaagtttaagaaaaataattttttttctccaaaatatcaattaaaatttttttaaaatgtaaaaattaatAGCAACATTGACTAAGGTATGTCGACATCTCCATTTCTAAACCATCTCAAGTCTTTCATCATCTTCGTCACTATTCATATTTGTTTTATTCTtgcaaaacaaaataattattgaaatcgtcaaaaaagaaaatacaaaaccaACATAAATTAGGAACATTAACCTAAATTTAAATACCAATTGAACtaataaatcacataaaatggatcattttaatatttgttttaaaaatgaatagaaaAGGGCTAGattatagaaataaaaaagaaaatagcaTATGAACGAAATAATTATCATAGTAGCCATTTATATACTTAAAATATAACATACATGATCCACTGACTTGAAATTCTTCGAAATTCCTCCATTTCTCTATCATCAATTTCTTTCTCTTCCTCATCGCATTGGAGAGGTAGTGATCCcttcaatcataaaaaataattgcaaACCAAACAATTTAGATAGAGGGCTTATATAAACGtacaataaattaatatactaactctttcttttatGATCTTAGTGAGtacaatcatatttttatttggatgttatttttcttaacaCATGTCTGAAATTCTATTTTTGAAGAGGTGATTTTAAGAAGGTATGAATGATAAAGTTAagaataatattcttttcaaaGACGTTCTTATAAAATTTAGATAATTATTAAGGATAAGGTtagttattttttgaattttaaattttaaattaattttttaggtAGTTAATTTTGTGCATTTTTCAAGGACCCACGTTTTATCttcctcattttatttttttagatcgacagtttttttctttctatttttaagaTTTCTTTATTAATAAGTATAAACTATTAGAAATTGGCtatttttaagtttattgtattttttttttatttttcatttgaatatatttactctaaatattttgattttgagtgaGAAAGTAGTACGTAGTGGAGTCATATTAATATCTagtttttgttgtttcttttttgtgtatttttaatttgtttttaatttgcttctttattatttttaaaacaattaaataaactTCAATCAATAGAGTCCAAAATAACATAAACTTTAGTCACGTGCACAATtagttatcttttaaaaaaatttaaaaagagtaTTATTAACTATGGTAActatctttaaaaatattatgttaaatagtatatgtagttttttttttttaaaacgttttaaaatttaactgatttgcaatttaattttttagatttaacttttttaaatttcattttttttaagtaaataattgagaaattttGTAATGCTGACATGTGACATTTTttacctctcctattatatatagatagatatagatggataatcatttattattaattatttaaaattatatttacttacaaTAGAATTAAATAGGGCTAAATCAAAGTATGGACatgtgtatatattaattattgattatttaaattatttaataataatttattattgggtatttgaaattttgtgcAACTACCGTATAATTAATTGGGTCTAATAAATGGGTCTAATTGTAATTATTGAcacatgtatatatttatttaattaattattgattatttaaaattagttaacttttaaaattataaaaatttgtattgttgacatgtgtcattctaattctaattattgacatgtgtctatatttatttatttatttatttaattattgattattaattatttaaaaatctgaaaattttgtggtgttgacatgtgtcattttttcttctctttttatatatagactAGGGTGGGGAGGCCCATGgcaagcacgggcccaatagtcaaaatattatggttgtaaaaatattgtaatattaATGAATCAAGGGTCAGGGCATTTGTAGAAGATagataatatcatatattatattatgtactAGTACAAATATTCAGAATATGTACAATAGACATCAGTATGATGTCGAGTTGAACGATTCGCACATACTAACTAATGGaatataaccaaaataatatagtaCATGTTGCAGTATCATATTTAGAGGACACTGCAGTTTGCTTGTCCATAGCTAACCTTCTTCATGCAATAAACCAGAGCATAGGGAGAGTCATTCATTATATTGTCCCTATCATAAGCAAAAGTGACAAAATGGTGTGAGGGAGTTCCTGCAATTACACAGTTTAAAGTATGTTAGAAAGTGCAAATATGGCAACAGATAGCaaagttattttaatatagGGATCAAATAGAAAGAAATTCATGGAATCATCATAAAAGTGATAGATTTGTTGTTGAATCTGTGTGTGATTGGCCTAATAGTGTATGGTGAATGAGGTTAGCTAGTAGACAGAAACCTCGTTCCTATTCTTCCTATTGATAACTCTGTATTATAGTGTATGACATCATAACAAAGTAGaataagaaaaatgtagaagaatgTATGCAGTGCAACTTATCCAGAAAAACATGTAAATAGGCTTATATTGGAGTGTGAAATGATAAATAATAACGAAAGAGCAAAAGGAGGCTACAGTTTTATGCTATCACAAACACACAGCAGACATAAGGATTTCTTTGACTGTGATTTATATGAATGTCAGCAACATTGTTCATAATAAAATGTCAGAAGTGTAATTATGTTTTTTAGTGTTGAAAGGTAGTTTGATTGGATGTGAGTTGAGCTGTTGCAAGGAGTAGAAATAGTAAGGAGTAAAAAATTAGTGTCAGTGTGCAAAAGAGCTGCTGCTAACTGTGCTAATTCAACAGTTATCATGAGATGaggaattaaaaagaaaatgttaacCAATTGATTTGAGCATGGACATGAACATGAATAGAGAGTTTTTAGCCCTGAATTAATGTGAGACTTTGCAATGTTATGTcagacataaacataaaaaatttgtgaaatttgaaagCAGATAAGAGCAAGTGCGAAAGCAGCACTATAACATAAGTATGACACTTACAATGTTTTACAGGAACTATATGGATACGAAAAGAAAGTAAACTATAGCTAAAAGTAGAGACTTTTAGCagcaatttttgaaataattctAAATATGTGGAATTGGTAATCATTCTGAGCTATAGTTTGGTGTGAAAGTGAGATGTAGACTGACCTTTTAGACCTTTTTTGTAGGTGTGAGTGGTTCAAATTTTGGCAGTGCATTTGAAGAACCAGTTGCAGTAGTTGTTGCCATCACTTCTACCTCACTTATTTCCAAAGGCTTTATCTTTTTAGAAGTCCTATCAGTGGTGGTCTTTGGAGCATGTTGTTTTTCCATGTAGGAAAGAATGGACAAAGTTGCATGCGTGGTATTTGAGCTGCCCCAAGATGACTTCCTTAGCTGAATTTCGAATACTTTGTTTGACAACATCTCATGGACATGATTAAGAGACAATGATTGTCGCTGTAAATGTAACAAGTTAGAACAAACAGTTTAGAATAAAGCATATGCGGTAAAGTGTTTGTGCTGAAGATATATGGTATTATGACAATAAGTGTGTAGAAGTAGCCAGTGGGAATGAGAGATAACCTTAGTGCAGGTTATGTCAAATATGTCTTCTGCTGTCATGGACGGTAATTTTTCTCCTAATTCAGCAGAGATAGATGTTGTGGTTGTAGCAGTATCGTCAATAAGATCAATTTGGAAGCTACAGCTGAAATGAAGGCAAGTTTGAAATATGTGTATACTATACGCTATATTTTGTAGAAAGTGTAATTTAGAAGTCAAAAGTATAGTACCGAGGCACTAAGGTTGTTTTCCGATTGCATTTTGGGCATTCAAAATCCTTTCTATCCTTTGTCCGCTTCTTCTGTTTGCATCCTGAGCATTCAAGCACACAAAAGTCTTGGAATTCATCTAATACGGCCATCTCTGCTTCAACATAGAACACTCCCATCTGTGGGAAGTTTTGATTATTTAGGCAAAGCTACAGAATGAGAAACTGAATAAGGATACTGGCAAATGAGCAGGTTCAAGTATGACTTACAGAAGGTGCTGATGAGATTTCTGCAATAGAGATAAGTTGTTGGCCAGCAGTAGTGACTATCATGGGAGCGATAGATGAGCTTGTTGAGGTTTTCTCTGATGGACAACTTAACAacattgttttgttttcttttgcccTATTGTTAGAACAGATAATATGTTTAGTAGGTTCTTTACATGCAATTTAAAGCTAtagaataaatatgaaatgtgaGTACCAATTGATGAGTGCCACTGCCTGTGGGTAATTCGAATTCACACGTACTGTGGAATTGTACCTAGTTTGCAGTGACAACCCTGTATAACACATAGGTTGTATAttgttttgttattatataaaattatgttggtaAGAAGTTGAGCACATACGTACCTTGATAAGTAGAGATTCCTATACTTCTTCCGAGGATTACAAGCAGATCTGCCTCTGTTGCCATTTTAGAGGCAATTTCATGTCCTTCTATTTCTCCGAAATCCTCCCATAGAGTGAAGAGAAACTGATTTTTCCTGACAGTGTGAGAACATAAGGACAGAAGAGTAAGTACTATGATAATGCATAGACGAAAATTGATGATGTCAGCATAGAAAGGCAAAAAGTGGTTAATGAGTCAAAATATTTGCAGAAAATGGGAAAATAGAATGTCAAATGTTATACTTACTGATTGTCACAAAGGGTAATTTCTCGACACCTATGATGACTGCGACCTGCGTTTTTTTGAGGACCACAACGAAGAACGATTGCCAGTATATCTGCGTATATAATACATAATGAATTGTTGCAAGTGTTCTGCAGCAGTACAGATGTATATTTCAGTCTGATAATAGCTATTACGATGGATATACCTATTTCAACAGCAGAATCAACCATCAGATGAGGAATGCAGTCAAAGCTTGTGATATTCAGCTTGGTTGGCAGTGGAAGTGGTTTTTCAACTTCATGAGATGGTTTGATTTGTTCAATTACTGTTTCTTTGTCAAGAATCcagtaaaatttatgtattggCTTGCCGTATGAAGTTGGTGAGACTTTCACTCTTGCAGTAGAGATGAGGTAGGTATGGAGGAGTTTAAGCTTATCTGCATATTGCTCAATTTCGTCAGCGTACATAACAACCTTAATTTGGCATTCCTAAAAGTAAGAGTTATAGAAAGTTGAGATTAACTAAGTTGAGAGGAAAAGAGCAATAGtgataacataaaatataataatgacctgacctcttcatcttccaaaattaaattttggaaTGTACATTTCTTGTCAAGGCTTTCTCGTGGGCGTCCTATTTCGACAATTTGAACTTTGCAAATCCAATCTCGTGTTGCTGGTTCTATTTGGGCGATGTTCACTCTTAGTACCATGTTTGTAGGAAATATAGTTAACCAAATAGTAGTATCTGCAGGATAACATGAATATTATGAACAGGGCTGATTAAATGAGAGACATGGAACATTGTTTCATCTGTTTAGACAAAAGGGAAAAACGAATTGAATGAAAGCAGCACTGTGGAGTAAAATGCACCTTCTAGCTGCATAAATGAGCTTCTGATGTAGAAACAAAGCATTAAGAAACTCTTGTAAAAGCAAGTTAGGACAAACACTGAACATAAAGTACAAACTCATAAAAGATCACATAGCATGTATCATTCTATTGACTTTTCCTGGCATCTTCATCGGGTAACCATTTACGTGCTATTAGTTCTTTGTCAATCATGAGATACAGCTGTAGAATT
Proteins encoded in this region:
- the LOC125863288 gene encoding replication protein A 70 kDa DNA-binding subunit B-like isoform X1 gives rise to the protein MVLRVNIAQIEPATRDWICKVQIVEIGRPRESLDKKCTFQNLILEDEEECQIKVVMYADEIEQYADKLKLLHTYLISTARVKVSPTSYGKPIHKFYWILDKETVIEQIKPSHEVEKPLPLPTKLNITSFDCIPHLMVDSAVEIDILAIVLRCGPQKNAGRSHHRCREITLCDNQKNQFLFTLWEDFGEIEGHEIASKMATEADLLVILGRSIGISTYQGLSLQTRYNSTVRVNSNYPQAVALINWAKENKTMLLSCPSEKTSTSSSIAPMIVTTAGQQLISIAEISSAPSMGVFYVEAEMAVLDEFQDFCVLECSGCKQKKRTKDRKDFECPKCNRKTTLVPRCSFQIDIIDNTATTTASISAELGEKLLSMTAEDIFDITCTKRQSLSLNHVHEMLSDKVFKIQLRKSFWASSNTTHATLSILSYMEKQHAPQTTTDRTSKKIKPLEISEVEVMATTTAVGSSNAPPKFEPPTPTKKV
- the LOC125863288 gene encoding replication protein A 70 kDa DNA-binding subunit B-like isoform X2; the protein is MVLRVNIAQIEPATRDWICKVQIVEIGRPRESLDKKCTFQNLILEDEEECQIKVVMYADEIEQYADKLKLLHTYLISTARVKVSPTSYGKPIHKFYWILDKETVIEQIKPSHEVEKPLPLPTKLNITSFDCIPHLMVDSAVEIDILAIVLRCGPQKNAGRSHHRCREITLCDNQKNQFLFTLWEDFGEIEGHEIASKMATEADLLVILGRSIGISTYQGLSLQTRYNSTVRVNSNYPQAVALINWAKENKTMLLSCPSEKTSTSSSIAPMIVTTAGQQLISIAEISSAPSMGVFYVEAEMAVLDEFQDFCVLECSGCKQKKRTKDRKDFECPKCNRKTTLVPRCSFQIDLIDDTATTTTSISAELGEKLPSMTAEDIFDITCTKRQSLSLNHVHEMLSNKVFEIQLRKSSWGSSNTTHATLSILSYMEKQHAPKTTTDRTSKKIKPLEISEVEVMATTTATGSSNALPKFEPLTPTKKV